Genomic segment of Drosophila ananassae strain 14024-0371.13 chromosome 2L, ASM1763931v2, whole genome shotgun sequence:
aaatatttccattCGATATCCTCGTCGGCGGTAGCTTGCCCTTTCCGCCTGCTCAGTACTCTTGGTCGCATCCTTTCTACACACTTATatacaaacattttttttttacacttGGCGCCTTTCTCCATTTACTTTCCCCAGGTGCACTTCGCGGGCATCTCTGGACCTtctatacatacatacatataccaatatataaatattctatcATTTTGTACGAaattctgtgggttttctgGTTCTCATTCACTCTGTCTCTCTAAAAGCACTTTTTAAACAGATTAAGGAAACGCATTACTTTTGCGATTAGTGTGGTACGTCTAGTGCGCGGGTTTGTAGTTGTTATTCATGCAGCTGAAAGTAAGACGAAAGATTCATAAACATATGGAGGGATCTGCTCAGTAGAATCAGGACTAAAATAATAACTTAGACATAACCATAATTCAACTCACTTATACATATGTTAGTACAATATTCAAATCGCGTGTATAAAATGTGATttgcaataaaaatatatatcagcTCTGTGTATTCAACTGTGTCTTATGTATCTACGATAAAAGTTATTggaactattttttttatttgtagtGTATTATTAGTGTGTTATAAAGGCAATATAATGGATTATTCTTAGCATGCACTTTATAAACTTGTGTCTGGGTCTCTGTTACAATCTTTATATCGTATATCTCTTTAATCCAATCATGGCCACTTTTTTTGTACTCAGTATATCTTTTCTCATACTTTATCATTccatatatattatttgttcAGTGTGTCAGTTAGTAATGGTAGCATTGACCCATGAGTTTCGGTTCACAGAGGAGCAACAAATGTTTAcgtttatgtttatgtttatggAAAAAAACACTACTCTAGGCTACAAAAGGTGCGTACAaagcatacatatatgtatatatttagtCAAAAATATGTTTGCGTATATATGGTATAAGGTACACgatatatgtaaatattatCAATAGAATTATCAAATTTTAAACATCAATTTGATATTATATGGTCGATTAAGTGCATTACTTTTGGTATTTGGAGTTTCCTAGGTATTCCGTTTCTATTTAACAATATGCATATTGAATTTTAACATGTGTCTTTAACTTCTACAATCGAATCAATTCCAATGATGGGCAATGATCTGGTTTGGATTAGGCAAAGCTTAGATAACTACaaaatacatatgtatttcAAATATTGGTGTTTTTCTGTTGCTTTTTAGCTAtcaaagtattttttttttgccgtaGCTGTTCGATTGGGTTGCAGTTTTACTTTGGGTTTAAGCTGTGGATCTTTCAATGTGATGGACTGTCGTTAATTCGATGTTTGGCGCGTGATTTGCTGTGTGAGGGGCGTCGCAAGCTGCTGACGCTGCCCGGgcaattttcataaaaatctaATGATTCCGATGAGAATGCTATAAAACGCAATTGGGTGTGATACAAAGAAAAGGTTACGTCTgagtaaatatatttttgttaaattctGTGTTCATTTTGAGGGGGGGGGGGATCGCGCTAGGGTTAAGCATTGCAGTTGGTGTTAAATATGTGATCTTCCTTAAGCTGCAGAAAGTGTACAGAGTACATACCCTTGTCCGTGGGAGAGCCCAAGGTCAGGCTACTCAGGCTGGAGCTCAAATTGTAGGGACGCGGTGAGGGTGGCACCGGAGCCGATTCGTCGCCTGGCAAGCAGGTCTCTACCATGGCCTCCAAACAGTTGACAAAGAGCTCCGAGGATTCTCCCATCATATTATACTGCAAAAGAGAATATTCAATTATAAATAGGAATATTTCTGTTAAAACTAATCACTCACCTTGGTAAAGGGACCGGCGAATCGCCAAAGTCCGCCAAATCCGCAACTCTGTAAAAAGTGCAGCTGTTGTTGGGAGGGATCTTCGCTGGCCAGCATATTCTGGATTATATTTTGGACCGAGTTTAGGACAACCTGATCATGTGACACTGACAGGATATTATTGATTTTCTGATCCAGCAATGAGTGgctaaagataaaaaatagtttatcCATTATCTCGATTATAGTGTCGAACATATACGTACATTACTGGAAACACTTTGGGAAAAACGACTGAACCTTCGGCCAAATACTGATACAAAACCCTAGTTTCTCCCTCATCCGAGGAATACTTGACCAAGGTGGCCAAGACTGTCAGCACCAACGCCTGGATGGACAAGTCGGGTAGGACTTCCGGATCAAGTAGCACATTCGACTCATTGGACACTGAAGAACGCGAGCCGCGTTCCTGTACAAAGATTGGTATAGGAATTAGTCAAGTCTTAAGATAATAGAATAACTAAACACACACAGAGATGAAGAGCTAAAATATTGAGTGAAAATTGAAGGCAACGAGAAGATGTGCAGTGGATGAGAAGGCAGCATTCAGTGCCATGCAAATTAACTAACTAACTCAATGACATTCTAGTGAGATATTAAAGTTTTGAAAATAGTGAAGATTTAGTAGCGAACTGGGAGAAACAGTGGGGTAGGTGGGGTTAGTTGTAGCTAAAAATACAAGTTATGTAGAGCAATACCTGACGTTCTTCGATGCCGGTAGCATTGTTTGGATCTTTGGTTGTTGGCACCGAGAATGACCGTTGAGTTTTGAACAAAACTCTAGCGTTCTACGGatgtttgtttatatttatgttcgtgGTGGTTGTTGGTTGCAGAGTGTTGATGTTGGAATTGTAGTTGGCGGTTGGTTGGGGATTCGATAACCGAAATCAAACGAAACTCAAATAACAATGTTCATgcgtagtagtagtagtagtcgTAAGATTGGTAGGCGGTTTATAGTTTATTGATCATATATATAGATAGTACATTGATTGATATCGATATTGATGAGAGTTACAAGCACCAATTAGAGTAAGAGTCGGCAGGCAATATAATATGGCAAATATATATACGGTTTCAACGAGTATACATTGTGATATATGCATGTaacgttttttgttttttaattttcaaatcaaaacataaaaagagaaaagaaATCAGTATTAAACGATTATTAGTTATGCAAAGGCTGATCTGGATAGATTCTCAATAGTACTTAGGTTCATAAGTGGGTATATATAGGCTTGAATATATAAACTCAAATTGATAGCCAAAAGTTACTATAGCAGATGGTTATAACAACTTTTGTACAGCGAATTTTTGAACAAGTGAGGAGTACAGCTCGGCTCAGTCCGAaatcaatatatatatattccatatCTATATTACAGAACTCACCTGAAGAGTAGGGACCTTGTGCTGGCGAGCGAACTGCAAAGCGGACTGATCAAGGATGTCCCAGCTCTTTTGTCGACGTGACAGCGGCTGGCCAATCTGAGGGGAAGATTATTAAGTCAGTTACTGGTGTTGCTCCGAGCTCATGAATCTTACAGCTTGAACGCCATTGGCTACTTCTCCGTTCTCCACACTGCCTGTCAACTCGGCGGGCCAACGCGGCAGAGCGTGCTTCACATGGCAGCGGGAGCGGACCTCCTCGGAGACGGCAACCAGGGCCGTCAGATAGGCCACACTATCAGGTGTCACCTCAAACTTGTCCCGGTGCAGAGGCTTGGCTATGATTCCCAAGAGCATGGTCAGGACTCGGGAGGTGCGTGAAACAGTTGTTGGAGTTGGATGACGGAAGCCCTGGAAGACACATATTAATTGTTGATATTTCAAAaagaataatatatatttcaaagTTCAGAATACCAGCATACCTTGATAAGATGGCCCACCAGGGCAAAGTGGAAGTTACTGCGAAACGAGAGTCCCACGGCATGGTCCAGCTGCTTGAAGTGCCACTCCAGTTTCTCGCGGGTTTTCATCATGACCTCCGCAATGGTCTCCTTCTTGTCGAAGCAGCCCTGTGACTTAAGTGTGTGCAGATTCTGTTCGAGAAGAGCTAGACCGGCTCCATAAAGGGTAATCTCATCCAGCTGCAGCACTGAGATGGCCACCCAGAAGAGTGCTCTATGGATGGGCGATTCCGGTCGTAAGAGCGGCTGAATTCGGGTCAAGCACATCACCAGAGCCTCGATTAGGATTAGATCATTAAAAGACTCCAGTGCCTTGACCAGAATGCGGAGCAACTGCTTCACTTCGTGGTCAGTCACACTCTTGCTGATACATCCGAAGACAATAAGAGCCCTGGGCTGCAGAGCCGGATTGTAGCAGAAGGCAAAGCTACGGGCCAGGGAAGTCCATGTCTGCAACCATTCACAGTCAGGGACGTCACGCATACAGGCCTCCATGATCTCAAGCAGGGCATCGGTGATTACTTCCAGGGAGGGCAGCGATAGACGTTCTCGATCTGCCGGCAGGGGTTGGGTGACTCGCTCGTTTCCTAGCCACTTGTCTGTGGGATGGCGGCAGCTGGAGCGGAAGGCAGTAACTGCAGCTGATTTCACCTTGCTAATGCCGAATAGCAAGTAAAATTTGGGCAACGAGAACTCGTCCAACGACAGCCGGAGTACGCGTTGGGCCTCCTCCGAGAAGGAGGGATTTGTGCAGGTGCACAGAGAGTGGATGATGTTAATCACCAAGCCGTGGGTGGAGGCTCTCATGGACAGCGATCCGGAACAAACCAGAAACGTTATTGTGTGAAACAAGTACGGCACCGAGGTAGCCACATCTAGGCAATTGTTGAAGGACAACATGAGAAGATATCGTCCTAGGATGGCAATATCATCCCACATCATATGCTGCTCCAGGTACTGGGTGGGATTGGTGCACGACTTGTCCATTACCCGGCACATGCGAGTGATGACTTTCTTGGACACCAGCTGAACATTCGCAGAAGCCAAAGCCACGGCCGTATCGGCCATTATTTCCACTTGAGGGGAACCCAATCCGTAAGTGATCGATTTATGCAAAAAGTTATCCAACACCATGTCGATGAGTTCCGGTATTTGGCCAATTGAGCCCCAGATTTTGGCTTGCACCGACGGATACATCTCCTTCTGATCAATTGTTAGGTTTATGAGCTTGTCTAGAATCTGAGAGACCTTTAACTTCTTGGAGTCGTCGTTGGACTTGCAGAACTTGACAAGATTCTTTAGCCAGGGCGTCATGTACTCCAAGCACAAATGCTTCAGCTCGATGGTGCTGCGCTGGAATCCCTGGATCGACTCTTCGAGGAACTCTAGGGTAAGATGTGGCTCATTGGTGGCCAGTTTCTCGCTTACGGACTTAATGAAGATCGTGTTATTGGAGGGAATACACAATCCCTGAGTTTCGAGGAGTTGTCcttcaattttcaaatcaaaaGTGGCGGTCAGCGCACAAAGCAAATTGTATGCGGCTGTCCTAAGATTGGGATCACAGGATCCAAGATTCAGAAGCGCCATGTTCAGCAATGTTCCCGGCACATCCTTTGGCCGAATCTTCTGGTGCACTGTCACCGAATCTGGCTGACTCAACTCCCAGCGGTTCCGAATGTGGATAATGGCCTGGACAATATTGTCGCAATCATTGTGGATGAAGCTCAGCTGGCCACTCTCGTTAGTTATCGACAGAGTGAACTGGTTGTCGTCCACCAGACACACTTCCTCGATTTCCGAGGCATAGTAAACATCGTTCAAAAGCACGGAATGAGCTAGAACTTTTGTCTTTTCCGCAGATGTAATCTGAAGGGCAGTTGGACCCACTTTTATGGCTACCTTGGTGTCCTTGTGACTTAATTTAAGGGCGTTGCTGAACACCTTTAGATCCTCATCCAGGGAAAGCGTGGCTCCAGGCAGCTTTTGCTGCTCCGCATCGATGAAATCACTGAGTTTGTTCGGCGACTCCAGGAAGAGCAGTTTCCTATTGCCTTTAAGTGGGGCCAGAATGCGGTCATGGAACTTGGTGTACTCCCGCACCCACGAGTTACAGTTATAGATGTACACGGCATGGACGTTTTCATAAGCCACTGTGGGCAGGACATAGAACCACTTCTGTAAGAACTCTGTGCGAAATCGGTTGTCAGAGCAAGTGTGCGTGAAATCAATAACAACTTCGAATGGGGAGTGACAGAAGGGTTTTAGAGTGAGAATTACATGATAGATAAGGAGGTCTCCATTCGTTTCCCCGATCCTAAAAAGAGACagaattaatatttattcctTAACAATACTCTTCCACTTACTTGTATCTCCTGGCAATGTAGTAGAACACCGGATAGCCGGATTTGCTGGTGCCCGCTTGGTAAAATATGTTCATGGACTTGAGGGTTTTAAACTCCTCCTTCTCATGCATTTGGTGCTTGACCATGATTTCCTCAAAGTTGGTAGAGGACATGTCGATGGAGCTCCAGCGCGCATATGAACTAAACATCATGTGGGAGTCCACGGGCTTGTGTTCCGGCGGACCCAGGTATGCTAGCAAGGTGGCCATTTTGTCAAAGGGTCGTCTTCCCACCGCCTTGTGATCCCGGCTGCTGGACAGATAGTCGCCGATCTTCTCCTGGTGTGTCCACAACAAACGATGCAGGGCCAGCACATTGGCGTCCGAAATGAAACTCATGCTGTGCGATGTTTGGTCCACTGTCTCGCAATCTGAGGCGATCTGGATGAAGAACCGGCGGCCGGCCTCGAAGTGATCGCGCAGAAAGTCGTTGAAGCAGAGCATGTGCTGTTCCTTCGAGAACTCCACGTGGTTGGCAATATTCTGCAGGATCTTCGACATCAGCATAAGCCCTCGTTTGGCCGAGCTATGGACCTGCTTGTCAACAATTCCAAGCTCTTGTGGTGAGACTAAAAAAGGGGAAAGGTTTAaccagaaaataaaaaccttATCTTAAGACCTTACCAATGGCAGGGTTTATAAACCGTAGGAATATAACAGTGCCCACGGCACCGATGTTGTTCTGAAGGAGGTTCGGGAAACGCTTGCTAAGCACTTGGTATAGACAATGGCACATGGAGCGGAGTTGAGGCGGGAACCGGTCGGAGGAGTTTATGATAGCGTCGAAAACCTTCTGGGTGAGCGCAATCAGGTTGTTCCGGTGCTGTTCAATGTCGTCCGTGGGATCCAATCGGGCAGGATCCACCTCGAAGCAGGTCTCCTCCTGCTCATCAAGTAGCGGGCGAATCAATGGTTCCAGCAGCATCTGCAGGTAGCTCGCTCCGTAAATCTTGAAGCAAAAAGCCATGATCTTGCTGCCCAACGAATTTCCCCGGAAAAGCGTCTGCATGCAATCGGAAACCTCAACCTCGCGGTAAAACATATTCCACAGAAGCGGCGACAACAGGTGCTTGGCGTCGAACAGAGTGACCAGTACTCTGGCCAGCTCATCCATTTGGGAGGTGGTCACTACGTTGGCCAATGCCATGGCGATGGGCAGCTCGCCCTTGTCGCTGATCATCGTGACCAACTGGACCAGCTGTTCGAAGCGATCCGCTAAGACAGTCTCGGCCAAGGTATCGAACTCCGTGCCCTGTTGGAGGATTTGAGTTAGCACTTCCATAAAAGCGGCTCGGGTTTGTAGATCCGGATTGTAGCCCAAATCAATGGAGTGCATTAAGCCAGAAtcaatgttggcacctagcaGATTGGACATGGCCTGGATGGTGGCGTTTCTCAAGGCTGTCAGCTTCCCGGCCGCCATACGAGGACGGGGTGGCAGAAGTGGTGTATTATTCATCTCCTTTTCGGCCTCCGAGCTGTCAATGCAATCGTTCAAGAGGTTCATGAAAAGGGTAAAGTACTTCAGAAACAAGGCGCTTTTGGCGTCCATGAGATCTCCGCGATCCGATTCCTCCGGCTGCAGAGGTAGACCCCGGAGTAAAGCGGCCACTGCTTCCATGCATGCTTGGTCCAAGTCCCGGAAGATCAGCGATGTGTTGGTGAGAATGGACGCATCCGCTGAGCTCGGTGGCGCAATCTGATGAGATGTTCCCATTACCCAGTCGGTCAGGTATTC
This window contains:
- the LOC6499588 gene encoding neurofibromin encodes the protein MGTQKPGEWASALLARFEDQLPNRIGAYGTQARMSQDQLVACLIHISRYRFSLVISGLTKMLQRVNEAALQNRHEPERCYFESLVIILTTLERCLTNQTKDTARFEEAMNVKLLLREISQFVDVQSDSNPNAAQLKALASKVLFALSQNHFSAVFNRISARIQELTSCSEENPDYNDIELIQHIDMDMIKLTKLLQETITKFRSKRAPPLILLYSLEKAIWNWIEYHPQEFQDLQRGTNRDISTCWEPLMDLVEYFKSENKKSKTLVWPLQMLLLILNPSCLEATVNELQQSEKEKEKEKVPSKSTQSTSRDKDFSAKQFIESIKRGLGQHSPSKQVTESSAIACVKLCKASTYININDSNNVVFKLVQYFINDLKALLFNPAKPFSRGQGYNFADIELMIDCWVSCFRINPHNIEALKVCLNLSSPQAYHFVIVCSLLRLAHIYVDFRLQNKNPFRIVNQPRLSWWPQTDVVHYRSAELRALFTDTLNKATQGYIAHTPLRYITSLTLKSKDTQKGLTRAEEGPAHKMLLLLLVRLIHADPTLLLNTQGKVAHEVQSSTLELINGLVSLVHQTTMPDVAQEAMEALLALHAPEKIEVWNPEAPINTFWDVSSQVLFSISQKLIQHQIANYTDVLKWLREILICRNTFLQRHKDYAHVGSQIAICKQAHIKMEVVFFMYLWSVDLDAVLTSLSCFGLLCEEAEICCSSDELTVGFIMPNYHIYQELAQLSSSATDTRICFFDNTHGNVLSRLTLQKRIMTLLRKIEHCVHGVQPAWEETFRNWEVSSKVLQTYPKCKGEDAQAEVFHRGMGKRRASHQSSEHDLEEQINEWANMTWFLLALGGVCLHKRSSSRQMLLQQSQNNVSLGSLAQNSLYSSSTSSGHGSLHPSTVSLSTLPPAPPQDVSYCPVTQFIGQLLRLLVCSNEKIGLNIQKNVKELVGEEMSSQLYPILFDQVRAIVEKFFDQQGQVNVNVTDINTQFIEHTIYIMKSILDPKASKDPNSEQPAPSEHLGVTSIEGMMLGIVRYVRHLDMTVYAIRIKTKLCQLVEVMMKRRDDLAFRQEMKFRNKLVEYLTDWVMGTSHQIAPPSSADASILTNTSLIFRDLDQACMEAVAALLRGLPLQPEESDRGDLMDAKSALFLKYFTLFMNLLNDCIDSSEAEKEMNNTPLLPPRPRMAAGKLTALRNATIQAMSNLLGANIDSGLMHSIDLGYNPDLQTRAAFMEVLTQILQQGTEFDTLAETVLADRFEQLVQLVTMISDKGELPIAMALANVVTTSQMDELARVLVTLFDAKHLLSPLLWNMFYREVEVSDCMQTLFRGNSLGSKIMAFCFKIYGASYLQMLLEPLIRPLLDEQEETCFEVDPARLDPTDDIEQHRNNLIALTQKVFDAIINSSDRFPPQLRSMCHCLYQVLSKRFPNLLQNNIGAVGTVIFLRFINPAIVSPQELGIVDKQVHSSAKRGLMLMSKILQNIANHVEFSKEQHMLCFNDFLRDHFEAGRRFFIQIASDCETVDQTSHSMSFISDANVLALHRLLWTHQEKIGDYLSSSRDHKAVGRRPFDKMATLLAYLGPPEHKPVDSHMMFSSYARWSSIDMSSTNFEEIMVKHQMHEKEEFKTLKSMNIFYQAGTSKSGYPVFYYIARRYKIGETNGDLLIYHVILTLKPFCHSPFEVVIDFTHTCSDNRFRTEFLQKWFYVLPTVAYENVHAVYIYNCNSWVREYTKFHDRILAPLKGNRKLLFLESPNKLSDFIDAEQQKLPGATLSLDEDLKVFSNALKLSHKDTKVAIKVGPTALQITSAEKTKVLAHSVLLNDVYYASEIEEVCLVDDNQFTLSITNESGQLSFIHNDCDNIVQAIIHIRNRWELSQPDSVTVHQKIRPKDVPGTLLNMALLNLGSCDPNLRTAAYNLLCALTATFDLKIEGQLLETQGLCIPSNNTIFIKSVSEKLATNEPHLTLEFLEESIQGFQRSTIELKHLCLEYMTPWLKNLVKFCKSNDDSKKLKVSQILDKLINLTIDQKEMYPSVQAKIWGSIGQIPELIDMVLDNFLHKSITYGLGSPQVEIMADTAVALASANVQLVSKKVITRMCRVMDKSCTNPTQYLEQHMMWDDIAILGRYLLMLSFNNCLDVATSVPYLFHTITFLVCSGSLSMRASTHGLVINIIHSLCTCTNPSFSEEAQRVLRLSLDEFSLPKFYLLFGISKVKSAAVTAFRSSCRHPTDKWLGNERVTQPLPADRERLSLPSLEVITDALLEIMEACMRDVPDCEWLQTWTSLARSFAFCYNPALQPRALIVFGCISKSVTDHEVKQLLRILVKALESFNDLILIEALVMCLTRIQPLLRPESPIHRALFWVAISVLQLDEITLYGAGLALLEQNLHTLKSQGCFDKKETIAEVMMKTREKLEWHFKQLDHAVGLSFRSNFHFALVGHLIKGFRHPTPTTVSRTSRVLTMLLGIIAKPLHRDKFEVTPDSVAYLTALVAVSEEVRSRCHVKHALPRWPAELTGSVENGEVANGVQAIGQPLSRRQKSWDILDQSALQFARQHKVPTLQNARVLFKTQRSFSVPTTKDPNNATGIEERQERGSRSSVSNESNVLLDPEVLPDLSIQALVLTVLATLVKYSSDEGETRVLYQYLAEGSVVFPKVFPVIHSLLDQKINNILSVSHDQVVLNSVQNIIQNMLASEDPSQQQLHFLQSCGFGGLWRFAGPFTKYNMMGESSELFVNCLEAMVETCLPGDESAPVPPSPRPYNLSSSLSSLTLGSPTDKAA